The Panicum virgatum strain AP13 chromosome 5K, P.virgatum_v5, whole genome shotgun sequence genome has a window encoding:
- the LOC120710629 gene encoding glucan endo-1,3-beta-glucosidase, acidic isoform-like yields the protein MAKQAVVPVVALALLLGALATIPAGVRSIGVCYGMNGDDLPSASDVVQLYKDNGIDSMRIYSPDTDVLQALSGSDIAVTVGVPNADVGAIASHPSAAAAWVQTYVLAFPAVQFRYIAVGNEVVGAGTESVLPAMRNLDRALSAAGLADDIKVSTAVTLDVVGTSFPPSAGSFLEEGYMTHVAQYLQSTGAPLLANVYPYYSYVSNPGQIDINYALFNWRSSNVLDGNNTYLNLFDAMVDCFYSALENAGAGNVTVVVSESGWPSAGSKAANASNSRTYSQNLINHVAQGTPKRPGVIEAYIYATFNEDHKLADDETRRHFGLFNKDRSLAYPIDFVSPKQDRSRPFGVP from the exons ATGGCAAAGCAAGCTGTCGTTCCCGTGGTTGCACTGGCATTGCTTCTCGGAGCACTTGCAACCATTCCTGCAG GCGTACGGTCCATCGGCGTGTGCTACGGCATGAACGGCGACGACCTGCCGTCGGCGAGCGACGTGGTCCAGCTGTACAAGGACAACGGCATCGACTCCATGCGCATCTACTCGCCGGACACCGACGTGCTCCAGGCGCTGAGCGGCTCGGACATCGCCGTCACCGTGGGCGTCCCGAACGCGGACGTGGGCGCCATCGCGTCCCacccctcggccgccgccgcctgggtcCAGACCTACGTCCTGGCCTTCCCCGCCGTCCAGTTCCGCTACATCGCCGTCGGGAACGAGGTGGTCGGCGCGGGAACGGAGAGCGTCCTGCCCGCCATGCGCAACCTCGACCGCGCACTCTCCGCGGCCGgcctcgccgacgacatcaaggTGTCCACGGCGGTGACCCTGGACGTGGTCGGCACAAGCTTCCCGCCCTCCGCGGGCAGCTTCCTTGAGGAGGGCTACATGACGCACGTCGCGCAGTACCTGCAGAGCACCGGCGCGCCGCTCCTGGCCAACGTGTACCCCTACTACTCCTACGTCAGCAACCCCGGCCAGATCGATATCAACTACGCGCTCTTCAACTGGCGTAGTAGCAACGTGCTTGACGGCAACAACACCTACCTGAACTTGTTCGATGCGATGGTCGACTGCTTCTACTCGGCGCTGGAGAACGCCGGAGCCGGGAACGTCACCGTCGTCGTGTCGGAGAGCGGGTGGCCGTCGGCCGGGAGCAAGGCGGCCaacgcgagcaactcgcggacCTACAGCCAGAACCTGATCAACCACGTCGCGCAGGGCACGCCGAAGCGCCCCGGGGTCATCGAGGCCTACATATACGCCACGTTCAACGAGGACCACAAGCTTGCAGACGATGAGACGCGGCGGCACTTCGGCTTGTTCAACAAGGACAGATCCCTCGCGTACCCCATCGATTTCGTCAGTCCAAAACAGGATCGATCTCGTCCCTTCGGTGTTCCATAA